One Entelurus aequoreus isolate RoL-2023_Sb linkage group LG09, RoL_Eaeq_v1.1, whole genome shotgun sequence genomic window carries:
- the LOC133656973 gene encoding zinc finger BED domain-containing protein 4-like, whose product MRKAFTVCFPSEQEDDDDGDHLDDPELWCDLTVEDQQTVDVAMAKKKRLQCFAHTLQLVVGDGLKETKVVSPSLSKLSKLSSLLHTSTTFKDVFDAEFGEQKGIPAAVNTRWNSTLRQAKALLQCNHVRLCAVLEKAGHRELSFTAREWNLLKDLVDILKPFGEATDLTQGEKVITISAVVPSILSLNHHLEKLKPQVCFLSGLVRSLQTSLNKRFLGIFINVKMARTQDGITAPFSDPVYLKAAVLDPAFSLLWVEPHVLVSRDVKAEVAQQVKELILQDAAETEQPAPLVDEKEQGDLGEGEGLFAAYHKRQKKDVGTTPALQLSHYLDIAEGQNALLFWALNMKTLPSLFRVAMRVLAVPASSAPVERVFSHGGIILRPHRAQMTDRLLANLVFCKCNAAYGPDI is encoded by the exons ATGCGAAAAGCATTCACTGTGTGCTTCCCCAGTGAACAAGAGGATGACGATGATGGAGATCATCTGGATGACCCTGAGCTCTGGTGTGATTTAACCGTGGAAGATCAGCAAACGGTAGATGTTGCTATGGCAAAGAAAAAGCGCTTGCAGTGTTTTGCACACACTCTTCAGCTGGTGGTGGGAGATGGTTTGAAAGAAACAAAAGTGGTATCTCCTTCTCTTTCGAAGTTATCTAAACTCAGCTCACTGCTGCACACAAGCACAACATTCAAAGATGTGTTTGATGCTGAATTTGGGGAACAGAAAGGCATCCCTGCTGCAGTCAACACAAGATGGAACTCAACACTGAGGCAAGCGAAGGCTCTTCTCCAGTGCAATCATGTAAGGCTCTGTGCTGTTCTAGAAAAGGCTGGGCACAGGGAGTTGTCATTCACAGCACGGGAGTGGAATCTGTTGAAAGATTTGGTGGACATCTTGAAGCCATTTGGAGAAGCAACTGATTTGACACAGGGGGAGAAGGTTATCACAATCAGTGCTGTTGTTCCATCCATCTTGTCCCTCAACCACCACCTTGAGAAACTGAAGCCTCAGGTCTGTTTTCTGAGCGGCCTGGTCAGAAGTCTCCAGACATCCCTGAACAAAAGATTTCTTGGAATCTTCATCAATGTGAAAATGGCCAGGACACAAGATGGGATCACTGCTCCCTTTTCAGATCCAGTCTACCTCAAAGCAGCTGTCTTGGATCCAGCCTTTTCTCTGTTGTGGGTGGAGCCCCATGTGCTGGTCAGTCGTGATGTCAAGGCAGAGGTGGCACAACAGGTTAAAG AATTGATCCTGCAAGATGCTGCAGAGACTGAGCAACCTGCGCCTCTTGTTGATGAAAAAGAGCAAGGGGACCTTGGAGAAGGAGAAGGGCTGTTTGCTGCTTACCACAAGAGACAGAAGAAGGATGTTGGGACTACTCCAGCACTACAGCTAAGTCACTACCTTGACATAGCTGAAGGACAGAATGCCCTTTTGTTCTGGGCATTGAACATGAAGACTCTTCCTTCACTGTTCCGAGTGGCCATGAGAGTCTTGGCAGTGCCTGCCTCCAGTGCTCCAGTGGAGCGAGTTTTCAGCCATGGTGGCATCATACTACGCCCCCATCGTGCACAAATGACTGACAGACTCTTGGCCAATTTGGTCTTTTGCAAATGCAATGCAGCATATGGCCCTGACATATAA